In Nematostella vectensis chromosome 2, jaNemVect1.1, whole genome shotgun sequence, one genomic interval encodes:
- the LOC5504571 gene encoding T-cell leukemia homeobox protein 3 encodes MAYWTSQHPQPLIPTQTQTNVNSGFLIRNLLNLSAQDFEEHARPVYREQTQPPRAFLFDESPYAETAPSSHSGITGVPFKTAPSFYPASPFQFWLPSYTLPPFSVCWSLQRTRRFFKRPKLRPLFSKTQLSRLEKEFEEKRYLTETKRAELSKDLGMTETQVKTWFQNRRTKWRKEKMLRVIPDNGGQEEVHLESGVECAPLQGF; translated from the exons ATGGCTTACTGGACCAGTCAACATCCTCAGCCTCTGATCCCAACTCAAACTCAAACCAACGTGAACTCGGGGTTTCTGATCAGGAATCTGTTGAATCTGTCGGCTCAGGACTTTGAGGAACACGCCCGCCCGGTGTACCGCGAACAGACACAGCCTCCGAGAGCCTTCTTGTTTGATGAGAGCCCCTATGCAGAAACAGCCCCATCATCTCATTCTGGAATCACGGGCGTCCCATTTAAAACTGCACCTAGCTTTTACCCTGCCTCGCCATTTCAGTTCTGGTTGCCCTCTTATACTCTCCCTCCCTTCTCAG TTTGTTGGTCGTTGCAAAGAACAAGGCGCTTCTTTAAGCGGCCAAAGCTGAGGCCATTATTCTCGAAGACCCAGTTAAGTCGTCTTGAAAAAGAGTTCGAAGAAAAGAGATACCTGACTGAAACCAAGCGTGCAGAGCTTTCTAAGGATCTAGGAATGACAGAAACCCAAGTGAAAACCTGGTTTCAAAACCGCCGCACTAAATGGCGAAAGGAGAAGATGCTTAGAGTGATACCAGATAATGGCGGTCAAGAAGAAGTGCATTTGGAAAGCGGAGTGGAATGCGCTCCTTTACAAGGTTTTTGA
- the LOC116612236 gene encoding tubulin epsilon and delta complex protein 1, whose product MTQIRETIENLCRVLKYNSIASITAEVFRLAKFDKPEATKEMWISLANLLEWLEREQDPTNSPPCGLADSAIAVRLCKHKMYLKGYRAPGFYLLLEDMQVGSRTILLAFGWLMAKEEFFRKLLKNVSPCLETEELPHKDCLCSNELKDSLFDHSKGMSPLQILQAVVWMKGKICSASRSLLTARDELAILTNKIHMATCKFPPTCSMIRHLSLFDVYLLSQPKILAQRQDTLDKHNSYLQSLLSVKTEEASFWKWMESVLDLQLKEDDENGPENDESKTLFGKIHGFAAYKPSKQVQEIKEQQVKMTKELHKYEKLYKKISKQHKMQRQILVNCPEMSQKFNELLPFIDQEICKEFQQLCQIQSTLDHRSKILFERSPCAVTLAHNKSDKKHSKDITTVLDQSDIAIVAGQVEQEVKVLREKMDALSRKHQDQMAELSQLLNDVVCITHI is encoded by the coding sequence atgacacagaTTCGGGAAACGATCGAAAACTTATGTAGGGTTCTCAAATACAACAGCATAGCAAGCATAACAGCCGAGGTTTTTCGCCTTGCTAAATTTGATAAACCAGAAGCTACAAAAGAAATGTGGATTTCCCTAGCGAACTTGCTTGAATGGTTAGAGCGAGAACAAGATCCGACAAATTCTCCTCCTTGTGGATTGGCAGACAGCGCCATTGCCGTGAGACTCTGCAAGCATAAAATGTACCTTAAGGGCTACAGAGCGCCAGGATTTTACTTACTGCTTGAAGATATGCAAGTGGGAAGCAGAACTATTTTACTAGCATTTGGTTGGTTAATGGCGAAAGAAGAATTTTTCCGgaaacttttgaaaaatgtgAGTCCTTGTCTTGAAACAGAGGAGCTACCTCATAAAGACTGCTTGTGCTCTAATGAATTAAAAGATAGCTTGTTTGATCATAGCAAAGGGATGAGTCCTCTACAAATTCTACAGGCAGTTGTGTGGATGAAGGGGAAGATATGCTCAGCTTCAAGGAGCTTGCTTACTGCTAGGGACGAACTAGCGATCCTTACTAATAAAATACATATGGCAACGTGTAAGTTCCCTCCTACATGTTCCATGATACGGCATCTTTCATTGTTTGATGTGTACCTGTTATCACAACCCAAAATATTAGCTCAACGCCAGGATACTTTAGATAAGCACAATTCGTATTTGCAAAGTTTGTTAAGTGTTAAAACTGAGGAGGCCTCTTTTTGGAAGTGGATGGAGAGTGTTCTAGATTTGCAACTCAAAGAGGACGATGAAAATGGACCAGAAAATGATGAATCAAAGACTCTATTTGGAAAAATTCATGGTTTTGCTGCTTATAAGCCAAGTAAGCAAGTACAGGAAATTAAAGAacaacaagtaaaaatgaccAAAGAATTGCATAAGTATGAAAAACTCTAtaagaaaatttcaaaacaacacaaaatgcAAAGGCAAATATTGGTTAACTGTCCTGAGATGAGTCAGAAATTCAATGAATTACTTCCATTTATCGATCAAGAGATCTGCAAAGAATTTCAGCAACTATGTCAAATTCAGAGCACTTTAGATCATAGATCAAAAATCTTATTTGAAAGAAGTCCCTGTGCTGTAACACTTGCTCACAACAAATCTGATAAGAAACACAGCAAAGATATTACTACAGTACTGGATCAATCCGATATTGCAATTGTAGCAGGACAGGTTGAGCAAGAGGTTAAAGTTCTAAGAGaaaaaatggatgctttgtcaAGGAAACATCAAGATCAAATGGCTGAGCTCTCACAGTTGCTTAACGATGTTGTATGTATAACTCACATCTAG
- the LOC5504572 gene encoding homeobox protein engrailed-like ceh-16: protein MADWTSQHPQPLIPTQTQTNVNSGFLIRNLLNLTAQDFEEHARPVYSEQTHPPRAFLFDESAHAETAPSSYSGITGVPFKPVTSFYPASPFQFWLPSYTLHPYSGYWPLQRTRRLAKPTKLRPLFSKTQLSRLEKEFSGNRYLTESKREQLSKDLGMTETQVKTWFQNRRTKWRKKEMQRMLPDNGGQEKVHSESEKKCSFYQVHG from the exons ATGGCTGACTGGACCAGTCAACATCCTCAGCCTCTGATCCCAACTCAAACTCAAACCAACGTGAACTCGGGGTTTCTCATCAGGAATCTGTTGAATCTGACGGCTCAGGACTTTGAGGAACACGCCCGCCCGGTGTACAGCGAACAGACACATCCTCCGAGAGCCTTCTTGTTTGATGAGAGCGCCCATGCAGAAACAGCCCCATCATCTTATTCTGGAATCACGGGCGTCCCATTTAAACCTGTAACTAGCTTTTACCCTGCCTCGCCATTTCAGTTCTGGTTGCCCTCTTATACTCTCCATCCCTACTCAG GTTACTGGCCCTTGCAAAGAACTAGGCGCTTGGCCAAGCCGACAAAGCTGAGGCCATTATTCTCGAAGACCCAGTTGAGCCGTCTTGAAAAAGAGTTCAGTGGAAACAGATATCTGACTGAAAGCAAGCGTGAACAGCTTTCAAAGGATCTAGGAATGACAGAAACCCAAGTGAAGACATGGTTTCAAAACCGCCGCACTAAATGGCGAAAAAAGGAGATGCAACGAATGCTACCAGACAATGGCGGTCAGGAAAAAGTACACTCGGAAAGCGAGAAGAAGTGTTCCTTTTACCAGGTTCATGGATAG